Proteins encoded by one window of Halomonas chromatireducens:
- a CDS encoding AMP-binding protein, with translation MSNVHYYNNKPWASHYRAARSETGEASASHHLHDNLPALIQAAGNTYSQQLAFTTCMPNGMNGRLTYGEVEEMSDAFAVYLRECVKLEPGTRVAVQMPNCLTLPVVAFGILKAGCILVNVNPLYTKREMEHQFNDSGTQALVIVDMFIDKLESILERTEIKQVVVTSIAQWFPPAVKGVLQLVLKYWNRVLPRHSLDVDTIDQALSRGREAKAAHSINVSQYWQHLDRSDTALLQYTGGTTGVSKGAELTHGNLISNLEQVDSVAGDHIEPGKECILTALPIYHIFAFTVNLLAFYHKGAHNVLVPSPRPIQNCQRAFDNYPISWISGVNTLYNALLNEEWFTVYPPPSMKVALAGGTALHKAVAERWRAVVGSPIAEGYGLTETSPVICFNPIGQERPDCIGIPAPQTDVRLVDEQGEPVPVGEPGEIIVRGPQVMKGYWNRPEETASAIKDGWFYTGDIGVMAEDGYFKIVDRKKDMILVSGFNVYPNEVEDCIARIPQVQESAVIGVANEQTGEAVHAYVVLREEGITEKDVIAHCKQELAAYKVPRKVVFWGELPKTPVGKVLRKEVRATVTSD, from the coding sequence ATGTCGAATGTTCATTATTACAATAACAAGCCCTGGGCAAGTCACTACCGGGCCGCCCGTTCCGAAACGGGTGAAGCATCTGCCAGCCATCACCTGCACGACAACCTGCCTGCGCTCATTCAGGCGGCGGGAAACACCTACAGCCAACAGCTCGCCTTCACCACCTGCATGCCCAATGGCATGAATGGTCGCCTGACCTACGGCGAAGTCGAAGAAATGTCGGATGCCTTCGCCGTTTATTTACGCGAATGCGTCAAGCTGGAGCCCGGCACCCGCGTGGCCGTACAGATGCCCAACTGCCTGACGCTACCCGTTGTAGCCTTCGGCATCCTCAAGGCCGGCTGTATTCTGGTCAACGTCAATCCGCTCTACACCAAGCGGGAAATGGAACACCAGTTCAACGACAGCGGGACGCAGGCCCTGGTCATTGTCGATATGTTCATCGACAAGCTGGAATCCATCCTCGAGCGGACCGAGATCAAGCAGGTGGTGGTCACTTCTATAGCCCAGTGGTTTCCCCCTGCCGTAAAGGGCGTATTGCAGCTGGTGCTCAAATACTGGAACCGGGTGCTTCCCAGGCACTCATTGGACGTCGACACCATCGATCAGGCACTGAGCAGAGGACGAGAAGCGAAGGCCGCCCACAGCATCAATGTAAGCCAGTACTGGCAGCATCTGGACCGCTCGGATACCGCCTTGCTGCAATATACCGGGGGCACCACCGGGGTCAGCAAGGGCGCCGAGCTTACCCACGGCAACCTGATCAGCAACCTGGAGCAGGTGGACTCCGTCGCCGGTGATCACATCGAACCGGGCAAGGAGTGCATCCTCACGGCGTTGCCGATCTACCACATCTTTGCCTTCACCGTTAACCTGCTGGCGTTTTATCACAAAGGGGCGCACAACGTTCTGGTGCCCAGCCCGCGACCCATCCAGAACTGCCAGCGCGCTTTCGACAACTACCCCATCTCGTGGATCTCTGGCGTCAATACGCTTTATAACGCCCTGCTGAACGAGGAGTGGTTCACCGTCTATCCCCCTCCCTCCATGAAGGTGGCACTGGCCGGTGGCACCGCGCTGCACAAGGCTGTCGCCGAGCGCTGGCGTGCGGTGGTCGGCAGTCCAATTGCCGAGGGCTATGGGCTGACGGAAACCTCCCCGGTCATCTGTTTCAACCCCATCGGCCAGGAGCGCCCAGACTGCATCGGTATACCGGCACCGCAAACCGATGTGCGCCTTGTCGATGAGCAGGGCGAGCCGGTGCCGGTCGGTGAGCCGGGCGAAATCATCGTGCGTGGTCCTCAGGTCATGAAAGGGTACTGGAATCGTCCCGAGGAAACCGCCAGTGCCATCAAGGATGGCTGGTTCTACACGGGCGATATCGGTGTCATGGCTGAAGACGGCTATTTCAAGATTGTCGATCGCAAGAAAGACATGATTCTTGTCAGCGGCTTCAACGTCTACCCCAATGAAGTCGAGGATTGTATCGCCCGTATTCCACAGGTGCAGGAGTCAGCGGTCATTGGTGTCGCCAATGAGCAGACCGGCGAAGCCGTCCATGCCTATGTGGTTCTGCGCGAGGAGGGCATCACCGAGAAGGACGTGATCGCGCACTGCAAGCAGGAGCTGGCTGCCTACAAGGTGCCCAGGAAAGTCGTGTTCTGGGGCGAGCTACCCAAGACACCGGTTGGCAAGGTCTTGCGTAAAGAAGTGCGAGCCACAGTCACGAGTGACTGA
- a CDS encoding metal ABC transporter permease: protein MLALLYEWLIAPFDYGFMRRAAVGSLALSLAAPPIGVFLMLRGMSLIGDAMAHAILPGVALGFLLAGFSLPIMSLGGVLSGLLVAMLAGSVSQMTGHREDSAMASFFLISLAAGVMLVSLGGSSVDLTHVLFGSILAVNTTALILIAAISSVIVITLALIFRALVVECLDPLFLRGQGMHGGLVHGIFLGLVVLNLTAGFQTLGTLMAVGLMMLPATTARFWSKRLEGLIGTAILLAMIASIGGLLLSYHLSIPSGPAIILLAGVGYMLSALLGRHHSLTARLRRRAAPLGAPEPH from the coding sequence ATGCTAGCGCTGCTCTACGAGTGGCTGATCGCCCCATTCGACTACGGCTTCATGCGGCGCGCTGCCGTGGGCAGCCTGGCCCTGTCGCTGGCGGCGCCCCCCATAGGGGTCTTCCTCATGTTGCGGGGCATGAGCCTGATCGGCGATGCCATGGCCCATGCCATTCTTCCCGGCGTGGCGCTGGGCTTCCTGCTCGCCGGCTTCTCGCTGCCGATCATGAGCCTTGGCGGCGTGCTCTCGGGGCTGCTGGTGGCCATGCTGGCGGGTAGCGTGTCGCAGATGACCGGCCATCGGGAAGACTCCGCCATGGCCAGCTTCTTCCTGATCTCGCTGGCAGCCGGGGTGATGCTCGTGTCACTGGGCGGCAGCAGCGTCGACCTGACCCATGTGCTGTTCGGCTCGATCCTTGCCGTTAACACCACCGCCCTGATCCTGATCGCGGCAATCAGCAGCGTGATCGTGATTACCCTGGCGCTCATCTTTCGCGCCCTGGTGGTGGAGTGCCTCGACCCGCTGTTCCTGCGCGGCCAGGGCATGCATGGCGGCCTGGTTCACGGGATCTTCCTCGGCCTGGTGGTACTCAACCTGACCGCCGGCTTCCAGACCCTGGGTACCTTGATGGCCGTGGGCCTGATGATGCTCCCGGCCACGACGGCGCGCTTCTGGAGCAAGCGCCTGGAGGGGCTGATCGGCACCGCCATACTGCTCGCCATGATCGCCAGTATCGGCGGACTCCTGCTGTCGTATCACCTGAGCATTCCTTCAGGCCCCGCCATCATCCTGCTGGCCGGTGTGGGCTACATGCTCTCCGCCCTGCTCGGCCGCCACCACAGCCTGACTGCGCGACTGCGCCGACGCGCGGCGCCGCTTGGCGCTCCCGAACCTCACTGA
- a CDS encoding ABC transporter ATP-binding protein — MLEFRQVHKSYATPQGPLQVLNGIDLRLDAGESLALMGESGSGKSTLLHLAAGLDLTETGDVTVAGQAVSSLDEPARARLRRDTLGLVFQQFHLVPSLNVGDNLRLQARLARRDDAEWAAHLIERLGLAGMEKRYPEQLSGGQQQRIAIGRALAPRPALLLADEPTGNLDETSAGEVLDLLLSLVSEAGSALLMVTHSPQVAAPLDRCLRLTHGRLGPVDEREASRR, encoded by the coding sequence ATGCTCGAATTCCGCCAGGTCCACAAGTCCTACGCGACACCCCAGGGTCCGCTTCAGGTGCTGAACGGCATCGATCTGCGGCTCGACGCCGGAGAGAGCCTGGCGCTGATGGGCGAATCCGGCAGCGGCAAGTCGACCCTGCTGCACCTGGCGGCGGGGCTCGACCTGACCGAGACCGGCGACGTGACGGTCGCCGGCCAGGCTGTCTCTTCACTGGACGAGCCCGCCCGGGCCCGGCTGCGCCGCGACACGCTGGGCCTGGTGTTCCAGCAGTTTCACCTGGTGCCGAGCCTGAACGTTGGCGATAACCTGCGCCTGCAGGCCAGGCTCGCGCGGCGAGACGATGCCGAGTGGGCGGCCCACCTGATCGAACGGCTCGGCCTTGCCGGCATGGAGAAGCGCTACCCGGAACAGCTCTCCGGTGGCCAGCAGCAACGCATTGCCATCGGTCGCGCCCTCGCTCCTCGCCCCGCCCTGCTGCTGGCCGATGAGCCCACCGGCAACCTGGACGAGACCAGTGCCGGCGAGGTGCTCGACCTGCTGCTCTCGCTGGTGAGCGAAGCCGGTAGCGCCCTGCTGATGGTGACCCACAGCCCCCAGGTGGCCGCACCGCTGGACCGCTGCCTGCGGCTGACCCACGGCCGGCTCGGCCCGGTCGATGAACGGGAGGCGAGCCGCCGCTGA
- a CDS encoding metal ABC transporter permease codes for MIDSLLWWVISPLDYTFMRRALVACMALSLTAPILGVLLMLRGMSLMGEALSHAILPGVAVAFMLAGFSLPLMMLGGVAAGLVTVATASSVTLFSGLKEDAAMASLFLVAMAAGVMIISLSGSALDLGHVLFGSILAVDGRTLLLVCLVSSLVLVGLAISFRALVMECLDPQFLTLQGRHAGWTHGLFMCLVVLSLVVGFQSLGTLMAAGLMLLPAATARYWSQRLEGMIAIAIGWALACSITGLLVSYHAGLPSGPTIVLLTGAGYALSVLFGPCNGVLVRRRTPHRVLRHEKG; via the coding sequence ATGATCGATTCGCTCCTCTGGTGGGTCATCTCGCCGCTGGACTACACCTTCATGCGCCGGGCCCTGGTGGCCTGCATGGCGCTGTCACTGACCGCTCCCATCCTCGGCGTGCTGCTGATGCTGCGCGGCATGAGCCTGATGGGCGAGGCGCTCTCCCACGCGATTCTGCCCGGCGTCGCAGTAGCCTTCATGCTGGCCGGCTTTTCGCTGCCGCTGATGATGCTGGGTGGCGTGGCAGCGGGGCTTGTCACCGTGGCCACGGCCAGCAGCGTGACCCTGTTCAGCGGCCTGAAGGAGGACGCCGCCATGGCCAGCCTGTTTCTCGTGGCCATGGCCGCCGGGGTCATGATCATCTCGCTCTCGGGCAGTGCCCTGGACCTGGGGCATGTGCTGTTCGGTTCGATACTCGCCGTCGACGGCCGCACCCTGCTGCTGGTCTGCCTGGTCAGCAGCCTGGTCCTCGTTGGTCTCGCCATCAGCTTCCGGGCGCTGGTAATGGAGTGCCTGGACCCGCAGTTCCTGACGCTTCAGGGCAGGCATGCCGGCTGGACCCATGGGCTGTTCATGTGCCTGGTGGTGCTCAGCCTGGTGGTGGGCTTCCAGTCCCTGGGTACGCTGATGGCCGCCGGCCTGATGCTGCTGCCGGCGGCCACGGCGCGCTACTGGAGCCAGCGCCTGGAGGGAATGATCGCGATCGCCATCGGCTGGGCATTGGCCTGCAGCATCACGGGGCTGCTGGTCTCCTATCACGCCGGGCTGCCCAGCGGGCCCACCATCGTTCTGCTGACGGGCGCGGGCTATGCGCTCTCCGTGCTGTTCGGTCCCTGCAACGGCGTGCTGGTTCGCCGGCGCACGCCCCACCGGGTTTTGCGTCACGAAAAAGGGTGA
- a CDS encoding nucleotidyltransferase domain-containing protein: protein MRVTHDQIHIILSTVRSIAGADVEVRLFGSRLDDTRKGGDLDLLLISPNPLPRLALAEIKGKLEAKLYLPVDLLSYSRDRVPSPFQAIALSQGHPLDDAA, encoded by the coding sequence ATGCGCGTAACACACGATCAGATCCATATCATCCTTTCGACAGTCCGCAGCATCGCTGGAGCGGACGTCGAGGTGCGGCTGTTCGGTTCCCGCCTGGACGACACCCGAAAGGGCGGTGATCTCGATCTTCTGCTCATCTCGCCCAACCCCCTGCCACGCCTCGCTCTGGCCGAGATCAAAGGTAAGCTTGAAGCGAAACTCTACCTGCCGGTGGATCTTCTGTCTTATTCCCGGGATAGGGTTCCATCACCTTTCCAGGCCATTGCTCTCTCCCAAGGCCACCCATTGGACGATGCGGCATGA
- a CDS encoding metal ABC transporter solute-binding protein, Zn/Mn family, whose amino-acid sequence MRNIKPSALMIGATAMLALPAAFAAERVQVVTSFSILADMVENVGGEHVEVTSLVGPDSDAHVFSPSPRDARNLADADLVVFNGLLFEGWMERLIDSSDYAGPLVTATDGIEKLDYHGHDHDDHDDHGHDHDDHDHGHDHDHDHDHDHDDHGHDDHDNHDDHGHDDHDHAHGEHDPHAWQDLAMGQVYVGNILEGLIEADPDNEAAYRENAERYINEMQATDDEIRQLIGEIPASTSVITGHDSFGYFSNAYGLRFLSPVGLSTEAEPSAADMARLIDVIREQNVKALFHENMTSPAIINQLSEETGLPIAGTLYADALAAEGDASTYLGMMRNNAQVLHDALAEEGHNDHGHGDSHDDYDHDHDDDHGHSH is encoded by the coding sequence ATGCGTAATATCAAGCCCTCCGCCCTCATGATCGGCGCCACGGCCATGCTCGCCTTGCCTGCCGCCTTCGCCGCCGAACGCGTACAGGTCGTCACCAGCTTCAGCATCCTGGCCGATATGGTTGAAAACGTGGGTGGCGAACACGTCGAGGTGACCTCGCTGGTCGGCCCGGACAGCGATGCCCACGTCTTCTCGCCCAGCCCCCGTGACGCCCGCAACCTGGCTGATGCGGACCTGGTGGTTTTCAACGGCCTGCTCTTCGAAGGCTGGATGGAGCGCCTGATCGATTCCAGCGATTACGCCGGCCCGCTGGTGACGGCTACCGACGGTATCGAAAAGCTCGACTACCATGGCCACGACCACGACGATCATGACGACCACGGCCACGATCATGACGACCATGACCACGGCCACGACCACGATCACGACCATGACCATGATCATGACGACCACGGGCACGACGATCATGACAACCATGACGACCACGGCCACGATGACCACGACCATGCGCATGGCGAACACGATCCCCATGCCTGGCAGGACCTCGCCATGGGCCAGGTCTATGTCGGCAATATCCTCGAAGGCCTGATCGAGGCCGACCCTGACAACGAAGCCGCCTACCGCGAGAATGCCGAGCGGTACATCAACGAGATGCAGGCCACCGATGACGAGATTCGGCAGCTGATCGGCGAGATTCCCGCCTCTACCAGCGTGATCACCGGCCACGACTCATTCGGCTACTTCTCCAATGCCTACGGCCTGCGCTTCCTCTCCCCGGTGGGGCTCTCCACCGAAGCCGAACCCAGCGCCGCCGACATGGCGCGGTTGATCGACGTGATTCGCGAGCAGAACGTCAAGGCACTGTTCCACGAGAACATGACCAGCCCGGCGATCATCAACCAGCTGTCGGAGGAGACCGGCCTGCCCATCGCCGGCACCCTCTACGCCGACGCCCTGGCCGCCGAAGGCGACGCGAGCACCTACCTCGGCATGATGCGTAACAATGCCCAGGTGCTGCATGACGCCCTTGCCGAAGAGGGCCATAATGATCATGGGCACGGCGACAGCCATGACGACTATGACCATGACCATGACGACGACCATGGGCATAGCCACTGA
- a CDS encoding AraC family transcriptional regulator has product MTVTVSMHFVNELFHGVPVVERARGSYLERAGISPFLLAAPHGRVTVEQFATLYRLLVNDFDDETPGFFARPLRSGTLKLLCLSVLEAPTLKVALHRYTLFFRIVLDDFGYEYSVEDDLVRVALVEHRPPAGSRILVHELMLKLFHGIASWMIARKIPPIMMECAYAQPAHSADYLYFYPGKVLFDRPETAMYFDRSLLEQPIRQTKKHLGAFLRRAPADWFYVSLADRLVSHRVREHLSQHLASSGSVQDVAAALHMSVRTLSRRLAAEGTHFQAVKDEFRRDFAIQALTRTERPLLGISDDLGFEDLACFSRAFKAWTGNSPAAYRRAIAPLPQQA; this is encoded by the coding sequence GTGACCGTCACGGTATCCATGCATTTCGTCAACGAGCTGTTTCACGGCGTTCCCGTCGTGGAACGTGCCCGTGGGAGCTATCTCGAGCGTGCGGGGATCTCGCCGTTTCTGCTCGCGGCACCCCACGGGCGTGTCACGGTGGAGCAGTTCGCCACGCTCTACCGGCTGCTGGTGAACGACTTTGACGACGAGACACCGGGTTTCTTCGCCCGGCCGTTGCGCAGCGGCACCCTCAAGCTGCTTTGTTTGAGCGTACTGGAAGCGCCGACGCTGAAGGTGGCCCTGCATCGCTATACGCTGTTTTTTCGGATCGTGCTGGACGACTTCGGCTACGAATACAGCGTCGAGGACGACCTGGTCCGGGTCGCGCTGGTGGAGCATCGGCCGCCGGCGGGCAGCCGTATTCTCGTCCATGAGCTGATGCTCAAGCTGTTCCACGGCATCGCCTCGTGGATGATCGCGCGCAAGATCCCGCCGATCATGATGGAGTGCGCCTATGCCCAGCCGGCTCACAGCGCTGACTATCTCTATTTCTACCCGGGCAAGGTCCTGTTCGACCGTCCCGAGACTGCCATGTACTTCGATCGGTCCCTGCTGGAACAGCCGATACGCCAGACCAAGAAGCACTTGGGCGCCTTTCTGCGTCGGGCACCCGCCGACTGGTTCTACGTCTCCCTTGCCGATCGGCTGGTCTCGCATCGGGTGCGGGAGCATCTCTCGCAACACCTGGCGTCCTCGGGCTCAGTGCAGGATGTGGCTGCCGCGCTCCACATGTCGGTCAGGACCCTTTCCCGGCGACTTGCCGCCGAGGGTACCCATTTCCAGGCGGTCAAGGACGAGTTCCGGCGCGACTTCGCCATCCAGGCGCTGACCCGCACCGAGCGGCCGCTGCTGGGTATATCCGATGACCTGGGCTTTGAGGACCTGGCCTGCTTCAGCCGTGCCTTCAAGGCATGGACCGGCAACTCGCCCGCCGCCTACCGACGGGCGATCGCGCCCTTGCCTCAGCAGGCCTGA
- the bktB gene encoding beta-ketothiolase BktB, which translates to MLFDSVVILDGARTAIGSFGGSLAGLAPHEMGSVTAREAILRAGIEADIIDHSVYGHIIATGPQDAYLARHIALEAGVPEGAAAFNVNRLCGSGVQALLSAAQQIALGDSHFALAGGAESMSRGAYLLPPQARNGLRMGHAAVTDLTLGILSDPFGSGHMGGTAENIASRFGLTREEVDQFALESHHKAAHAIAEGRFDGQIVPVTVREGKAERQFDRDEHVRDGVTLADLGKLKPAFQKEGLVTAGNASGLNDGAASLVLAQADEASRRGLTPRARIVAGTVAGVEPSFMGLGPIPAVKRCLTQAGLTIGDIDVIESNEAFAAQALAVARELDFPLERLNPNGGAVGLGHPVGATGAILVLKALAELERTGGRFGLITLCIGGGQGIALLIDRNI; encoded by the coding sequence ATGCTATTCGATTCAGTCGTCATTCTCGATGGCGCACGCACTGCCATCGGCAGCTTCGGCGGCAGCCTGGCCGGCCTTGCCCCCCATGAGATGGGCAGCGTGACCGCCCGCGAGGCGATCCTGCGTGCCGGCATCGAGGCCGATATCATCGATCACTCGGTGTACGGGCACATCATCGCCACCGGCCCTCAGGATGCCTATCTGGCCCGGCATATCGCCCTGGAGGCCGGGGTGCCCGAGGGTGCCGCGGCATTCAACGTCAACCGCCTGTGTGGCTCCGGCGTGCAGGCGCTGCTCTCCGCCGCCCAGCAGATCGCCCTGGGAGACAGTCATTTCGCCCTGGCCGGCGGTGCCGAATCAATGAGCCGCGGCGCCTACCTGTTGCCGCCACAGGCCCGCAACGGCCTGCGCATGGGCCACGCCGCGGTGACCGACCTGACCCTGGGCATCCTCAGCGACCCCTTTGGCAGCGGCCACATGGGCGGCACCGCCGAGAATATTGCCAGCCGCTTCGGCCTGACCCGCGAGGAGGTAGACCAGTTCGCCCTGGAGAGCCACCACAAGGCCGCGCACGCCATCGCCGAGGGTCGCTTCGACGGCCAGATCGTGCCGGTGACGGTGCGCGAGGGCAAGGCCGAGCGTCAATTCGACCGCGACGAGCATGTGCGCGACGGCGTGACCCTGGCCGACCTGGGCAAGCTCAAGCCCGCTTTCCAGAAGGAGGGTCTGGTTACCGCCGGCAATGCCTCGGGCCTCAACGACGGTGCCGCCAGCCTGGTGCTGGCCCAAGCCGACGAGGCCAGCCGCCGCGGCCTGACGCCACGGGCGCGGATCGTCGCCGGCACGGTTGCCGGAGTTGAACCCTCGTTCATGGGGCTGGGGCCGATTCCCGCGGTGAAGCGCTGCCTGACCCAGGCCGGGCTCACCATCGGTGACATCGACGTGATCGAGTCCAACGAGGCCTTCGCCGCCCAGGCCCTGGCGGTGGCACGGGAACTCGACTTTCCCCTCGAGCGCCTCAATCCCAACGGCGGCGCCGTTGGGCTCGGACATCCGGTCGGCGCTACCGGGGCGATCCTGGTGCTGAAGGCACTGGCCGAACTGGAGCGCACCGGTGGCCGCTTCGGCCTGATCACCCTATGTATCGGCGGAGGACAAGGCATTGCGCTTCTGATCGACCGCAACATCTGA
- a CDS encoding metal ABC transporter ATP-binding protein — MEQEATSRLQLHDLQLAQANRTVLEHVDGRFRDGAITALVGANGTGKSTLIQGIMGMLKPVAGRVACSVPKERRAWLPQQLALDLTFPMSVEELVMTGSWPSHGALVGYCARHYRRGREVMARLGISHLAHRPLGELSGGQRQRALIGRTLMQEAELLLLDEPFANVDSETVDVLMTVLRDMAASGATLIVVLHDMEQLSRLADEVVVLANGHAHWTSPQAIAEGHAPVAGTARLTLGIPGVSTC, encoded by the coding sequence ATGGAGCAGGAAGCCACTTCCCGACTGCAGTTGCACGACCTACAGCTGGCCCAGGCCAATCGCACCGTGCTCGAGCATGTGGACGGCCGCTTTCGCGACGGTGCCATCACTGCACTGGTGGGTGCCAACGGCACCGGCAAGAGCACGCTGATCCAGGGGATCATGGGCATGCTCAAGCCGGTGGCCGGCCGCGTGGCGTGCTCGGTGCCCAAGGAGCGCCGCGCCTGGCTGCCACAGCAGCTGGCCCTTGACCTCACCTTCCCCATGAGCGTGGAAGAGCTGGTCATGACCGGCAGCTGGCCAAGCCACGGGGCGCTCGTCGGGTACTGCGCCCGCCACTATCGCCGCGGCCGCGAGGTCATGGCACGCCTGGGCATTTCGCACCTGGCGCACCGCCCTCTGGGCGAGCTCTCCGGCGGCCAGCGCCAGCGCGCCCTGATCGGCCGAACCCTGATGCAGGAAGCGGAGCTGCTGCTGCTCGACGAACCCTTCGCCAATGTCGATAGCGAAACCGTGGATGTACTGATGACGGTGCTGCGTGACATGGCCGCCAGTGGCGCCACCCTGATTGTGGTGCTGCACGACATGGAGCAGCTCTCGCGGCTGGCCGACGAGGTCGTGGTACTGGCCAACGGCCACGCCCACTGGACCTCGCCTCAGGCGATTGCCGAGGGCCATGCACCCGTTGCCGGCACTGCCCGGCTGACGCTGGGCATCCCGGGAGTCAGTACATGCTAG
- a CDS encoding bile acid:sodium symporter, translating into MLSPLEESLLSIMMVIIMFGMGSSLTFKDFRLAMRHPQAVGVGFASQYMLMPLIAFLLSRVLNLTPEQTVGLVLIGCMPGGTTSNIFAYFSKSLLSLSIMMTICSTLAGFVMVPLLMEFYTQGIDDAFRIPPDQIARLLFVLLIPTLIGMWLRRKNSNIGAVIELMGGILGAIVILFLVVTWVPRNWRLLVETGWEVYAAVILIGLIGFAFGYLFSRVLRLNPQKARTVSLETGIQNGPLAALIVIMTFADETQQLILLIPVMYSLFIVINSTFATVFYRRWTRREELARDQAKVEPT; encoded by the coding sequence ATGCTGAGCCCATTGGAAGAGAGCTTACTGTCCATCATGATGGTGATCATCATGTTTGGCATGGGGTCATCGCTGACCTTCAAGGATTTCAGGCTGGCCATGCGCCACCCTCAAGCCGTTGGGGTCGGTTTTGCTTCCCAGTACATGCTGATGCCGTTGATCGCCTTCCTGCTCTCTCGCGTGCTGAATCTGACGCCTGAGCAAACAGTGGGCCTGGTGCTGATCGGCTGCATGCCCGGCGGTACGACATCGAATATATTCGCCTACTTTTCGAAAAGCCTGCTCAGTCTGAGCATCATGATGACCATCTGCTCCACCCTGGCCGGTTTTGTCATGGTGCCTTTGCTGATGGAGTTCTACACCCAGGGTATTGATGATGCCTTCCGTATCCCGCCGGATCAGATCGCCCGGCTACTCTTTGTGCTGCTGATTCCCACGCTTATCGGCATGTGGCTGCGTCGCAAGAACTCGAATATCGGCGCCGTGATAGAGCTGATGGGCGGAATTCTCGGCGCCATCGTCATCCTCTTCCTGGTGGTTACCTGGGTGCCAAGAAACTGGCGTCTGCTGGTGGAAACCGGCTGGGAAGTCTACGCCGCTGTCATCCTGATCGGCCTCATCGGTTTCGCTTTTGGCTACCTTTTCTCCCGCGTGCTGCGGCTGAACCCCCAGAAAGCCAGAACGGTGTCGCTGGAAACAGGTATTCAGAATGGCCCGCTGGCAGCGCTGATTGTCATCATGACATTTGCCGATGAAACCCAGCAGCTCATCCTGCTGATACCTGTCATGTATTCGCTGTTCATCGTCATCAATTCCACCTTTGCCACCGTCTTCTATCGCCGCTGGACCCGGCGTGAGGAGCTGGCACGGGATCAGGCCAAGGTCGAACCGACCTGA
- a CDS encoding acyl-CoA dehydrogenase family protein — protein sequence MSTSDDDMASLFHDMIRRCLEQEVAPHYETWEAQGVMPRSLWRQLGEAGLLGIDLPEEYGGAGADFAITQFALEEISRQGFGGLASAYNIHANIVMPYLLHIGTPAQRERWLPAMARGEVIGAIAMTEPNAGSDLAAMKTRASRNDDGWLLDGAKIFITNGQVADMVIVCAKTDTSAGAKGVSLFLVDTSLPGFSRGKPIKKIGQHASDTAELFFDRLQLPADALLGDEGAGFRYLMQELPRERLGVGAQALGSMEGALALTLDYVKERRAFSQAVGDFQNSRFTLAGVRADIDMGRAYFEHCVTKYRRGEMSSTDAAILKLQLSEMQCRNIDACLQLFGGYGYTREYPISRFYVDARVQTIYAGTSEIMKEVIARSLLGRGATQA from the coding sequence ATGAGTACATCCGATGACGACATGGCCTCCCTGTTCCATGACATGATTCGACGCTGCCTGGAGCAGGAGGTCGCGCCCCACTACGAGACATGGGAAGCGCAGGGGGTGATGCCGCGCTCCCTGTGGCGACAGCTCGGTGAGGCCGGACTGCTGGGCATCGACCTGCCGGAAGAGTACGGCGGAGCGGGAGCGGACTTCGCCATCACCCAGTTCGCCCTGGAGGAGATCTCGCGGCAGGGCTTCGGCGGGTTGGCCAGCGCGTATAACATCCACGCCAATATTGTCATGCCCTACCTGCTGCACATCGGCACCCCGGCTCAGCGGGAGAGGTGGCTGCCGGCCATGGCCCGGGGAGAGGTCATCGGCGCCATCGCCATGACCGAACCCAATGCAGGCAGTGACCTGGCGGCGATGAAGACACGCGCCAGCCGCAACGACGACGGCTGGCTGCTCGACGGCGCCAAGATCTTCATCACCAACGGCCAGGTGGCGGATATGGTGATCGTCTGCGCCAAGACCGACACCAGCGCCGGTGCCAAGGGCGTGTCGCTGTTCCTGGTGGATACCTCGCTGCCGGGGTTTTCCCGGGGCAAGCCGATCAAGAAGATCGGCCAGCATGCCAGCGATACCGCCGAGCTGTTCTTCGATCGACTGCAGCTTCCCGCCGACGCCCTGCTCGGTGACGAAGGCGCCGGTTTCCGCTACCTGATGCAGGAGCTGCCCCGAGAGCGCCTGGGGGTAGGCGCCCAGGCACTGGGTTCCATGGAAGGCGCCCTGGCGCTGACACTGGACTACGTCAAGGAGCGCCGCGCCTTCAGCCAGGCCGTGGGCGACTTCCAGAACAGTCGCTTCACGCTGGCCGGGGTGCGGGCCGATATCGACATGGGGCGCGCCTATTTCGAACACTGTGTGACGAAGTATCGCCGCGGCGAGATGAGCAGCACCGATGCCGCCATACTGAAGCTGCAGCTGAGCGAGATGCAGTGTCGTAATATCGATGCATGCCTGCAGCTATTCGGCGGCTATGGCTATACCCGGGAGTATCCGATCTCGCGCTTCTACGTGGATGCGCGGGTCCAGACCATCTATGCCGGCACCTCGGAAATTATGAAGGAAGTGATCGCGCGGTCACTGCTCGGCAGGGGTGCCACGCAGGCCTGA